A genomic segment from Tuwongella immobilis encodes:
- a CDS encoding prepilin peptidase, translated as MLELVTPVPLMAMWMACVFLIGLAVGSGLNVFIFRIPNRCSVLWPSSHCFHCFQKIRWHDNIPILGYWLLRGKCRKCKAPFSASYFGVEIGTGVLFLAAFYVLVVMNWMRFPMIQSIRPLFLLGAIPVEIWLWFLVIAILIAFSIIVFQISRMQRPIPASIGVTACVMVAGFTLAYPWPWPNAETDVLVNLNRQSQGLNDVMPGLQLAPWKPAYRYEQRTLLTSNPTVPIVTLPKLGIPDGIITLLLGGGFMIVGIRILGLLRIDRIVEFDTGMRLILIAWGGLFGWQAATLLLLLVSLVPIAAGKRVALLPWVVLIAWPWVGRLFRMIGLV; from the coding sequence ATGCTCGAGTTGGTGACACCTGTGCCATTGATGGCCATGTGGATGGCGTGCGTGTTCCTCATTGGCCTCGCGGTTGGAAGCGGTTTGAATGTCTTTATTTTCCGAATTCCCAATCGTTGTAGTGTCCTTTGGCCATCATCGCATTGCTTCCACTGCTTCCAGAAAATTCGCTGGCATGATAATATTCCGATTCTTGGATATTGGTTGCTTCGTGGGAAATGTCGCAAGTGCAAGGCCCCGTTCTCCGCGAGTTACTTCGGGGTCGAGATCGGTACCGGCGTGTTATTTCTGGCCGCGTTCTATGTTTTGGTGGTGATGAATTGGATGCGATTTCCGATGATTCAATCGATTCGACCGCTGTTCCTGCTTGGGGCGATTCCGGTCGAAATTTGGTTGTGGTTTCTGGTGATCGCTATTCTGATCGCGTTCAGTATCATCGTCTTTCAAATCTCCCGCATGCAGCGACCCATTCCGGCATCGATCGGGGTGACGGCCTGTGTCATGGTGGCGGGGTTCACCCTCGCATATCCTTGGCCGTGGCCCAACGCCGAGACGGATGTTCTGGTGAATCTGAATCGGCAATCGCAAGGTCTGAATGATGTCATGCCCGGTCTGCAACTCGCCCCATGGAAGCCGGCCTATCGATACGAGCAACGCACACTTCTGACATCAAATCCCACGGTTCCGATCGTGACGCTGCCGAAATTGGGGATTCCCGATGGCATCATCACCCTGCTACTGGGCGGTGGGTTTATGATCGTGGGAATCCGAATCCTGGGACTATTGCGCATCGATCGCATCGTGGAATTCGACACGGGGATGCGCCTGATCTTGATTGCGTGGGGGGGATTATTCGGCTGGCAGGCGGCAACGCTGCTGTTGCTGTTGGTGTCGCTGGTGCCGATTGCTGCCGGAAAACGAGTGGCTTTGCTTCCGTGGGTGGTGCTGATCGCGTGGCCTTGGGTGGGTCGGTTGTTTCGGATGATCGGCCTGGTGTGA